In Pedobacter sp. WC2423, the following are encoded in one genomic region:
- a CDS encoding Hsp20/alpha crystallin family protein, translated as MSLIKFNGNSSNSLSTGFNDIFESIFKDTFYSDRMMSRVPAVNVYETQDHYEIEMAAPGLNKEDFNIKLDKNLLTVSVEQQNQEVKENKQYNRREFSYSSFVRSFALPESADDAQIEAKYNDGVLRILVVKKEEAKQLPRKIEIK; from the coding sequence ATGTCACTTATCAAATTTAACGGAAACAGCAGTAATTCATTAAGTACAGGATTCAATGATATTTTTGAATCCATCTTTAAAGACACATTTTATTCAGACAGAATGATGTCGAGAGTGCCGGCGGTAAACGTATATGAAACACAAGACCATTATGAAATTGAAATGGCTGCTCCAGGCTTAAACAAAGAAGATTTCAATATTAAACTGGACAAGAATCTGCTAACCGTCTCTGTTGAACAACAAAATCAGGAAGTCAAAGAAAATAAGCAATACAATAGAAGAGAATTTAGTTATTCTTCATTTGTACGTTCTTTTGCACTGCCAGAAAGTGCTGATGATGCACAAATAGAGGCTAAATATAATGATGGTGTATTGCGTATTCTGGTTGTAAAAAAAGAAGAAGCCAAACAGCTGCCCAGAAAAATTGAAATCAAATAA
- a CDS encoding ABC transporter permease — translation MKTIFIISGRTWKTAFENRATIALTLILGLALGLATFIGWQNFNTQNSQRLKYKEIVRQKWLSKPDKHPHRMAHYGYLVFRDKHELSFFDFGIESFAGVSIFLEAHKQNTVNFSEAGFSNGMLRFGELSVAMVLQLLVPLLIFFLGYNSISSEREAGTLKILLCQGVKWHELLFGKVLGIIFISFTLFIPVILMTIVLWAALSNWHVSADSSLRLFLLITAYCLYFMICAGIAVLVSAFHQTSRAALTSLLVLWVFFTLVMPRITQAIGVKIYPSPAKIEFLAAIESDLQKEGDSHNPDDPHYAKFKADVLKKYKVDEVAKLPFNYGGYVMAEGERISAEIYSRHQKELNKTFENQNSFAVAASYLNPFLAIKNLSMALTASDFKTYIDFQDQAETYRYQLAQHMNKLQMDNISNKKPGEKEKAASISHKHWAEQPDFQYIFKPVSWVITNQLGTILSILLWFTGILIVLTISSKWIKTL, via the coding sequence ATGAAAACAATATTTATAATTTCAGGCAGAACATGGAAAACTGCCTTTGAAAATAGGGCTACAATTGCCCTGACTTTGATTTTAGGCTTGGCATTAGGCCTGGCAACTTTTATTGGCTGGCAGAATTTCAATACACAAAACAGTCAGCGTTTAAAATATAAAGAAATAGTAAGGCAAAAATGGTTGTCCAAACCTGATAAACACCCGCATAGAATGGCTCATTATGGCTATCTGGTATTCAGAGATAAGCATGAGCTGAGCTTTTTTGATTTTGGTATAGAAAGTTTTGCTGGTGTATCTATTTTTCTGGAAGCTCATAAACAAAATACCGTTAATTTTTCCGAAGCCGGCTTTTCAAATGGAATGCTCCGTTTTGGTGAACTCAGTGTTGCGATGGTACTGCAATTGCTTGTCCCTTTGCTGATCTTCTTCTTAGGATATAACAGTATTTCTTCAGAGCGGGAAGCGGGTACACTCAAAATATTATTATGTCAGGGTGTAAAATGGCATGAGCTATTATTTGGTAAGGTTCTGGGAATTATTTTTATAAGTTTCACCTTATTTATTCCGGTCATTTTAATGACTATTGTTTTATGGGCAGCATTGAGCAACTGGCACGTATCAGCAGATTCAAGTTTACGTTTATTCCTGTTGATCACTGCATACTGCCTTTACTTTATGATCTGCGCAGGAATCGCTGTACTGGTATCGGCCTTCCACCAGACATCCAGAGCAGCTTTAACCAGTTTACTGGTTTTATGGGTATTCTTCACCCTGGTCATGCCAAGAATTACACAGGCTATTGGTGTTAAAATCTATCCTTCACCAGCTAAAATTGAATTCCTGGCAGCTATAGAATCTGATTTGCAAAAAGAAGGTGACAGTCACAATCCCGATGATCCGCATTATGCAAAATTTAAGGCCGATGTACTGAAGAAATATAAGGTGGATGAGGTAGCAAAACTACCTTTTAACTATGGTGGTTATGTAATGGCTGAAGGAGAAAGAATTTCGGCAGAAATTTATAGCCGGCACCAGAAAGAATTGAATAAGACCTTTGAAAATCAAAACAGCTTTGCAGTTGCGGCAAGTTATTTAAATCCTTTTCTGGCGATAAAAAACCTGTCTATGGCACTCACAGCTTCTGATTTCAAAACTTATATTGATTTTCAGGATCAGGCAGAAACTTATCGTTATCAGCTTGCCCAGCATATGAATAAGCTTCAAATGGATAATATTAGTAATAAGAAACCTGGTGAAAAAGAAAAAGCAGCCAGTATCAGCCATAAGCATTGGGCAGAACAACCTGATTTTCAGTATATTTTTAAACCTGTGAGCTGGGTAATTACCAATCAGCTGGGCACCATTCTTTCTATTTTATTATGGTTTACAGGTATATTAATCGTCCTGACAATTTCATCAAAATGGATTAAAACATTATAA
- a CDS encoding DUF4304 domain-containing protein, protein MSSREVFLAACNQINEGLAEFGFKATQKGACLKKISKDLTFEISFQSSTLNSNGYIKLLPHVQITSKRLKNWLKTQTNDVYSNDIVYYDQLGYISHFQEWKSWNVSESNQEKTIAEVVNTIKTYAIPIFNLFEDINEAIQFLITNGTKFNRYTAQSLTPLAFMLCMASKEEAQQFFDNYLINAPGKKLLLNLYKELAAGKTVDLMHAEFVDAFAIKLAFLQGLKIKERP, encoded by the coding sequence ATGAGTTCCAGAGAAGTTTTCTTAGCTGCATGTAACCAAATTAATGAGGGTTTAGCTGAATTCGGGTTTAAAGCCACTCAAAAAGGAGCCTGTCTGAAAAAGATCAGTAAAGACCTTACTTTTGAGATCAGTTTCCAATCCAGTACTTTGAACAGTAATGGTTATATTAAGCTGTTGCCACATGTTCAAATTACTTCTAAACGTTTAAAAAACTGGTTGAAAACACAAACCAATGACGTTTATAGCAACGATATTGTATACTATGATCAATTAGGATATATCTCTCATTTCCAGGAATGGAAATCATGGAATGTTTCAGAAAGTAATCAGGAAAAAACGATTGCAGAAGTTGTCAATACTATAAAGACTTATGCCATACCTATCTTCAATCTCTTTGAAGATATAAATGAGGCTATACAATTTTTGATTACTAATGGAACGAAGTTTAACCGGTATACAGCGCAATCATTAACTCCATTAGCCTTTATGCTTTGTATGGCTTCAAAAGAAGAGGCGCAGCAGTTTTTTGATAACTATTTGATTAATGCACCTGGTAAAAAGCTATTGCTGAACCTTTATAAGGAGCTGGCAGCGGGGAAGACGGTAGATTTGATGCATGCTGAATTTGTCGACGCATTTGCTATTAAACTGGCATTTCTCCAGGGACTAAAAATAAAAGAAAGACCTTAA
- a CDS encoding TonB-dependent siderophore receptor: MNLSIITSVRTYLIFGFAFLFSLQTIAQIKVSGSLISGQHEPLSRANIKFKNGKDILNTSSDSTGRFQLILPQSGNYTMTVSAIGYLTFQKQYIISEKSELVLKDIILNNSLEELQTVEIVGTTAKKYFSDYSFSATKTATLNKDIPQSISTVSKELIADRQASTLADAVKNVTGVSQSSFYNQFAIRGINQNQEGAIINGMRTHQYFFNQPLTSNLERIEVIKGPASATFSSVDPGGSINMVTKKPLAEDRKQISISAGSFSTMRTALDFTGPLNKEKTLLYRLNAAYEDSKSFRDLQYKKAYLISPSFSYIPDDKTSMNVELVMNNSKSRLDRGQAIFGAIAGKTDLNSTPITFNMGGSNDYFNSQDLMLMSNLSHAITPDVVFNVAYIKQAWTEDLLEHRTTNAFGVDENNVAIPTLASMRAVQRQQKWDTNNLSTYFSINAKTGIFKHKIVVGYDVMSTQKYRGGGENSAQGYRLKDGTIAPKYDPAKKDLYLFKTVNGVNAPVPNVDHFNLANPVYTIRNLSDYIFTKTEIPPAYSIVNGVYLQDQISYRKLILTLGLRQEWYEDYNNYKLNTEQKISRKKLLPRLGITYAIMPEINVYGTYLEGYQPQGNTSTLVIVPPPAGTNYKPLESDLKEIGLKSGWLNNTLMFNVSIFEINQRNLLLNANDPVDVNLLIERGAQRSRGLEIEASGFILPHWQFNLGYSYTDAIIKQDNDMTLIGQRVQNTPKHSGSVWTRYDLKDNKFFNGIGFGAGVQYSGDKLPLYIRNFTLPAYTIADAAIYYAPSKTKVQLAMNINNVFNSTYWVGAQNYLRLFPGTPRNIMFNVTYRF, from the coding sequence ATGAATTTATCTATTATTACCAGCGTTAGAACTTATTTGATTTTTGGTTTTGCATTCCTGTTTAGTTTGCAGACTATTGCGCAAATAAAAGTTAGCGGAAGCCTGATCTCAGGGCAGCATGAACCTTTATCACGCGCTAATATTAAGTTTAAAAATGGAAAAGATATATTAAATACTTCCAGTGATTCCACTGGCAGGTTTCAGCTGATTTTACCTCAATCAGGTAATTATACAATGACTGTCAGTGCTATTGGCTATTTAACCTTTCAAAAGCAGTATATAATTTCAGAAAAATCGGAATTAGTATTAAAAGACATCATCCTTAACAATTCACTTGAAGAGCTGCAAACCGTAGAAATTGTAGGTACTACAGCTAAAAAATACTTTAGTGATTACTCATTTTCGGCGACTAAAACGGCGACATTAAATAAAGATATACCGCAGTCAATTTCTACCGTCTCTAAAGAATTGATTGCCGACAGACAGGCATCAACACTTGCGGATGCGGTTAAAAACGTGACTGGAGTATCTCAAAGTAGTTTTTACAATCAATTTGCTATCCGCGGAATCAATCAAAATCAGGAAGGCGCAATTATCAATGGAATGCGTACGCATCAGTATTTTTTCAATCAGCCACTGACCAGTAATCTGGAACGTATAGAAGTAATTAAAGGCCCTGCAAGTGCAACTTTCTCTAGTGTTGATCCTGGTGGGAGTATTAATATGGTTACCAAAAAGCCACTGGCAGAAGATAGAAAACAGATCAGTATCTCAGCTGGCAGCTTTAGCACCATGAGAACTGCATTGGATTTTACAGGTCCGCTGAATAAGGAAAAAACTTTATTATACAGGCTTAATGCAGCTTATGAAGACAGCAAAAGTTTCAGAGACCTGCAATATAAAAAGGCTTACCTGATCTCTCCCTCGTTTTCTTACATTCCTGATGACAAAACCAGTATGAATGTAGAGCTGGTGATGAATAACAGTAAATCAAGATTAGACCGCGGACAAGCAATATTTGGAGCAATTGCTGGTAAAACTGATTTGAACAGTACCCCTATTACTTTTAATATGGGCGGTAGTAACGATTATTTCAATAGCCAGGATTTAATGCTGATGAGTAATCTTTCGCACGCTATTACTCCTGATGTCGTTTTTAATGTAGCCTATATAAAACAGGCGTGGACTGAAGATCTGTTGGAACACCGCACAACAAATGCATTTGGTGTGGATGAAAACAATGTTGCTATACCTACCCTGGCCAGTATGCGTGCAGTTCAACGTCAGCAAAAATGGGATACCAATAACCTGAGTACTTATTTTAGCATCAATGCAAAGACCGGAATATTCAAACATAAGATCGTGGTTGGTTATGACGTGATGAGCACTCAGAAATACAGAGGTGGCGGTGAAAATTCTGCACAGGGTTACCGGTTGAAAGATGGTACAATCGCTCCTAAATACGATCCTGCCAAGAAAGACCTTTATCTTTTTAAAACAGTGAATGGCGTCAACGCACCAGTACCAAATGTTGATCATTTTAACCTGGCAAATCCGGTTTATACCATCCGTAATCTGAGTGATTATATTTTCACGAAAACTGAAATACCGCCAGCCTATTCTATAGTAAACGGGGTTTATCTGCAAGATCAGATCAGTTACCGGAAGCTGATTCTTACCCTGGGGTTAAGACAGGAATGGTATGAAGATTATAACAATTACAAGCTCAACACGGAACAGAAAATCTCGCGGAAAAAGTTACTGCCCAGATTGGGGATTACCTACGCCATCATGCCCGAAATTAATGTTTACGGTACTTATCTGGAAGGGTATCAGCCTCAGGGGAATACTTCTACGCTCGTTATCGTTCCCCCTCCCGCAGGAACCAATTACAAACCTTTGGAAAGCGATTTAAAAGAGATTGGTCTGAAATCAGGGTGGTTAAACAATACATTAATGTTTAATGTATCAATCTTTGAAATTAATCAGAGAAACCTGCTTTTAAATGCTAATGATCCTGTAGATGTTAACTTGCTTATTGAACGCGGGGCCCAGAGAAGCAGGGGTTTAGAAATAGAAGCATCTGGTTTTATCCTGCCACACTGGCAATTTAATTTGGGTTATAGTTATACTGATGCAATTATTAAACAAGACAACGATATGACTTTGATTGGTCAGCGGGTTCAGAATACACCAAAACATAGTGGCAGTGTATGGACAAGGTACGATCTGAAGGACAACAAGTTTTTTAATGGGATTGGTTTTGGTGCAGGTGTGCAGTATAGCGGTGATAAACTCCCCCTGTATATCAGAAACTTCACGCTGCCTGCTTATACAATTGCGGATGCAGCAATCTATTACGCCCCATCTAAAACAAAAGTGCAGTTGGCAATGAACATCAATAACGTTTTCAATAGTACCTACTGGGTTGGCGCACAGAATTATCTTCGTTTATTTCCGGGAACCCCCAGAAATATAATGTTTAATGTAACCTACAGATTCTGA
- a CDS encoding ABC transporter ATP-binding protein, with translation MLQAVSLSKHYQGNIALDNLNLQVKPGEVFCLLGQNGAGKTTTINLFLGFIVPTSGKVLINNSEVKPGAADTRKHLAYIPEVVMLYGTLSAIDNLDYFSRLAGFTYDKTHLSGFLSKCGLQSDAHQKHLSGFSKGMRQKVGIAIALAKNADVILMDEPTSGLDPKATDEFTELVKKLGSQGKSILMATHDIFNAVNIGTHIGIMRRGQLIHTLNASDINANDLQKLYLQTI, from the coding sequence ATGCTTCAAGCTGTATCGTTATCAAAACATTACCAGGGCAACATTGCACTGGACAATCTTAATCTTCAAGTGAAACCTGGAGAAGTATTTTGTCTTTTAGGGCAAAATGGTGCAGGTAAAACTACTACGATTAATCTGTTTCTTGGATTTATAGTCCCTACCTCGGGCAAAGTTCTGATCAATAACTCAGAGGTCAAACCTGGTGCAGCAGATACCCGGAAACATCTGGCCTATATTCCAGAAGTTGTCATGCTATACGGCACTCTTTCAGCCATAGATAATTTAGATTATTTTAGCAGACTGGCAGGATTTACATATGATAAAACCCACTTGTCTGGCTTCTTATCAAAATGTGGATTACAATCGGATGCACATCAAAAACATCTTTCGGGTTTTAGTAAAGGTATGCGCCAAAAAGTAGGAATTGCAATTGCATTAGCTAAAAATGCGGATGTGATCCTGATGGACGAACCTACCAGTGGTTTAGATCCTAAAGCAACCGATGAATTTACTGAACTGGTAAAAAAACTGGGTAGCCAGGGTAAATCTATTTTAATGGCTACACACGATATTTTTAATGCAGTTAATATAGGTACACATATCGGTATCATGCGCAGAGGGCAACTGATCCATACTTTAAATGCCAGCGATATCAATGCAAATGATCTTCAGAAATTATACTTACAAACGATTTAA
- a CDS encoding DUF3526 domain-containing protein, which translates to MINYIYQLEFKLFFSNKAARVGLLILLISGFSSLYLGKNFIDKQRTVIEKAEKMQLEHLEKNIKYFNNDLGLLLFYNKFAIANVPDNWAAFANGQRDINPYLLSVTILGLEGQMYDTDLNNPSTLLLGNMDLAFVFIFLFPLVIIAFTYNILSAEQESGVWGLIRSQSKVPLRTIWRKLVVRVTVVFTVFLILMISAVIYLDLKPDLRFLMVLILISLYLICWFSISFWIISYGKASNFNAVCLIAIWVTMNIISPAILNVWLTKKYPVPEALENVVKQREGYHEKWDLDKSATMDKFYQHYPQFRQYPFPSALTFSWYWYYAMQQMGDEDAALSSARITEKLKQRQHFTNIASFLLPGIQTQAGLNELAGSDLKNHTDFLQALRVFHEKMRLFFYPSIFTDSKVESVNWKQFKIKYFSSHTAEQVWQKLFSLILFSIIPLLAGIFNFRKRDSLL; encoded by the coding sequence ATGATTAACTATATATATCAATTAGAATTTAAGCTGTTTTTTAGCAATAAGGCAGCAAGAGTTGGCTTGTTAATCCTTTTAATAAGTGGTTTCAGCAGCCTTTATCTGGGGAAAAATTTCATAGATAAACAAAGGACTGTAATTGAAAAAGCGGAAAAGATGCAGTTGGAGCATTTAGAAAAAAACATTAAATACTTTAATAATGACCTGGGATTGTTACTGTTTTACAACAAATTTGCAATAGCTAATGTTCCGGATAACTGGGCGGCTTTTGCGAATGGACAACGCGATATAAACCCTTATCTGCTTTCTGTAACTATACTGGGATTGGAAGGACAGATGTACGATACCGATCTCAATAATCCCTCTACATTGCTACTGGGCAATATGGATCTTGCATTTGTCTTTATTTTCTTATTCCCGCTGGTCATCATTGCTTTTACTTACAATATCCTTTCCGCGGAACAGGAATCTGGTGTATGGGGACTGATCAGATCTCAATCAAAAGTCCCTCTGCGTACTATCTGGCGTAAATTAGTGGTTAGAGTTACGGTTGTTTTTACAGTGTTTCTGATATTAATGATAAGTGCGGTAATCTATCTTGATCTCAAGCCAGATCTGCGCTTTTTAATGGTTTTAATACTGATCAGCTTGTATTTGATTTGCTGGTTTTCTATTTCATTCTGGATAATTTCTTATGGTAAGGCTTCTAATTTTAATGCAGTATGCCTGATTGCTATCTGGGTTACGATGAATATAATCTCTCCTGCTATTTTGAATGTATGGCTGACCAAAAAATACCCTGTCCCGGAAGCATTGGAAAATGTAGTGAAACAGCGGGAAGGTTATCATGAAAAATGGGATCTGGATAAAAGTGCAACGATGGACAAATTCTATCAGCACTACCCTCAATTCAGACAATACCCGTTTCCCTCAGCACTTACTTTTAGTTGGTATTGGTATTATGCGATGCAGCAAATGGGAGATGAAGATGCTGCTTTGAGTTCCGCCAGGATTACTGAAAAATTAAAACAAAGACAACATTTTACCAATATTGCTTCTTTTCTTTTACCTGGAATACAAACACAAGCAGGCTTAAATGAACTTGCAGGTTCAGATCTGAAAAATCATACTGACTTTTTGCAGGCACTAAGGGTTTTTCATGAAAAAATGAGGTTGTTTTTCTATCCATCCATCTTTACAGATAGCAAAGTTGAAAGCGTAAATTGGAAACAATTTAAGATCAAATACTTCAGTAGTCATACTGCTGAACAGGTTTGGCAGAAGTTGTTTTCTTTAATTTTGTTTTCAATTATACCTTTATTAGCTGGAATTTTCAACTTCCGGAAGAGAGATAGTTTATTATAA
- a CDS encoding AI-2E family transporter produces the protein MINQYPKDLHKIITSVILYTFGLVVLLWFLYQIMSIFILFIFAIVLGIIINQPVSKLEKKGMKRWLASLIVLGIIFIVSTLLGFLVVPHISEQIDTLVGDLPGYFNSISNHITHILRKYPELNKELQGDGMSISEAVPSLGKTVIGISSISFSVLGGIFMFIVFLSMIIFFVGNPRPIINMYLSVFEPEKRGKAERALQHTSIMLGGWMKSNLIGGVVQAILVYIFLTIMNVPGALVWAALAFFSELIPKIGFYIMAIPPTLVALSISPATAFWCLVFFLLLNELISDFVMPKLRSSTMNIHPVSLLFLLLAMTTAFGLMGALLAAPMAAIIKAYYEEFYLKRFPDDPEMEQRIDNILYKQ, from the coding sequence ATGATCAATCAATACCCAAAAGATCTTCATAAAATTATCACTTCAGTTATCTTATATACATTTGGCTTAGTTGTCCTTTTATGGTTTCTATACCAGATCATGAGCATATTTATACTATTTATATTTGCAATTGTTCTGGGAATCATTATTAATCAGCCTGTAAGCAAACTGGAAAAGAAAGGTATGAAGCGATGGCTGGCCTCACTCATCGTATTAGGGATTATTTTTATCGTCTCTACCCTGTTAGGATTTTTAGTAGTGCCGCATATCAGTGAACAGATAGATACATTAGTAGGTGATTTACCGGGATATTTTAATAGTATTTCTAATCATATTACACATATCCTCAGAAAGTATCCTGAGCTGAATAAAGAGCTTCAGGGTGATGGGATGTCAATTTCTGAAGCTGTGCCCTCTCTGGGGAAAACAGTAATCGGAATCAGCAGTATTTCTTTTAGTGTGCTTGGCGGGATATTTATGTTTATCGTGTTCTTATCAATGATTATATTTTTTGTTGGGAATCCAAGACCTATTATCAATATGTACCTGTCGGTTTTCGAGCCAGAAAAGCGTGGAAAAGCAGAAAGAGCATTACAGCATACTTCTATTATGCTGGGCGGATGGATGAAATCCAATCTTATCGGTGGTGTAGTTCAGGCCATACTGGTTTATATATTTCTAACGATTATGAACGTTCCGGGAGCATTGGTATGGGCTGCTTTAGCTTTCTTCTCAGAACTGATTCCAAAAATTGGCTTTTATATCATGGCCATTCCCCCCACCCTTGTTGCCTTATCTATAAGCCCTGCTACTGCATTTTGGTGCCTGGTGTTCTTCTTGTTATTGAATGAATTAATTTCTGACTTTGTGATGCCTAAATTAAGGTCTTCGACTATGAATATACATCCGGTATCCTTGCTTTTTCTGCTACTGGCAATGACCACAGCTTTTGGCTTGATGGGGGCATTACTTGCTGCACCAATGGCTGCCATTATCAAAGCTTACTATGAAGAGTTTTATTTGAAGAGATTTCCTGATGATCCGGAAATGGAGCAAAGGATTGATAATATCCTTTATAAGCAATAA
- a CDS encoding PepSY-associated TM helix domain-containing protein, with protein MKINKKFKKAVRLIHLWLGLFTGIIVVIIGITGCMYVFEQEIRDYMQKDYAFVPVRQQPQASLAKLLEEFEKIAPGQKVTGIEINNTAPNATVILTTGKHHVYYLNPYNGSLVKKTKPDFLVTVEDIHTSLLLGDTGKFIIRWSVAIFVIMLISGLILWFPGQIRLIKQAVTIKWGASFKRVNYDLHNVLGFYASGILLVSALSGLYFGFKEVKTAVSFFSGSKLTEGVKATPASQTVIAETIPEHYERIYRQAIVQHPGAVLTNLSIRKDGNLRLRLNYPSEWARKRNTFFYSPKNGQLIRSKLYKDFNRADWIEAGNYNLHTGQMFGLFGKIIATIVSLIAASLPITGFIIWLKRGKKKKIKERS; from the coding sequence ATGAAAATCAATAAAAAATTTAAGAAGGCAGTCAGGCTGATCCATTTATGGTTAGGGCTTTTTACCGGAATTATTGTGGTAATTATCGGTATAACAGGTTGTATGTATGTTTTTGAGCAGGAAATCAGAGATTACATGCAAAAGGATTATGCTTTTGTTCCGGTTCGCCAGCAACCACAGGCCAGCTTAGCTAAGCTTTTGGAGGAATTTGAAAAAATTGCTCCTGGTCAAAAGGTTACTGGCATTGAAATCAATAATACTGCTCCCAATGCGACAGTTATTTTGACAACTGGCAAACATCATGTTTATTACCTGAATCCTTACAATGGAAGCCTGGTTAAGAAAACGAAGCCAGATTTCTTAGTGACCGTTGAAGATATCCATACCTCTTTGCTTTTAGGAGATACTGGGAAATTTATTATCCGGTGGTCTGTAGCAATTTTTGTAATCATGCTGATTTCGGGTCTTATTTTATGGTTCCCCGGCCAGATCAGGTTGATTAAACAAGCTGTTACAATTAAATGGGGAGCATCTTTTAAAAGGGTCAATTACGATTTACACAATGTATTGGGCTTTTATGCTTCGGGCATTTTACTAGTAAGTGCATTGTCAGGGTTATATTTTGGTTTCAAGGAGGTAAAGACCGCAGTAAGTTTTTTTAGTGGATCAAAATTGACTGAGGGTGTTAAAGCAACACCAGCTTCACAAACCGTAATTGCGGAAACTATTCCAGAACATTATGAGCGTATTTACAGGCAGGCAATCGTTCAACATCCGGGTGCTGTACTCACCAATTTATCTATTCGTAAAGATGGAAATCTCAGGCTAAGGTTAAATTATCCTTCGGAATGGGCACGCAAACGGAATACATTTTTTTATAGTCCAAAGAATGGACAATTGATCCGCTCTAAACTTTATAAAGATTTTAACCGGGCCGATTGGATAGAAGCTGGCAACTACAATCTGCATACGGGGCAAATGTTCGGTCTGTTTGGCAAAATTATAGCGACAATAGTCAGTCTGATTGCGGCGAGTTTACCAATTACCGGTTTTATCATCTGGTTGAAAAGAGGGAAGAAAAAGAAAATAAAAGAGAGATCTTAA